The Helicoverpa armigera isolate CAAS_96S chromosome 18, ASM3070526v1, whole genome shotgun sequence genome has a window encoding:
- the LOC110380535 gene encoding tudor and KH domain-containing protein homolog isoform X1: MTNAKYVMPVVLGLSLLSVSAFVVYYVFKKDDEEEGDKRVKTSRVKVIEVEVPKSIVPALIGRGGSNIKDIERTTGAKINMKEFTDKEFGVCVIRGRSDAAQMAETIIHDFISQQPVNVEDSMSVPAWACGRIIGSQGENISSISHRSGAKIKILPNGDKGTERKVSFWGTKEQIKVAKDLIENSVAQEKCRREIEATKRSPRHVQSSSKSPSPTPSVTASDNNDDSAGEQHKHVRYKRSENRGAPIEVYVSAVSSPSRFWVQFVGPQVTQLDSLVEEMTEYYGKKENREAHALAHVSVGQVVAAVFRHDGRWYRARVHDIRANEFDATQQVADVFFLDYGDSEYVATHELCELRADLLRLRFQAMECFLAGVRPATSADTPRDRWHPQAIERFEELTQVARWKPLMSKTCTYKKTATAEGEKEREIPGIKLFDNTDEGELDIGATLIAEGWAEHGPGDRPSPTQHRPPFGDLGNSRVLGMLEGGRCSSVPKDHRDTPDVKEKTAEGADKDNERMTTSKSLGSGLETGDKPLSISNFDLSYPDNSLSKAINGSHENFLHIEKQNLDKEGNIDKGSIDTLVPPVPSTPILAKSPLDEFKANMNRIDSHHNLEFLARTQHENNNK, translated from the exons GCCGCGGAGGTTCCAACATAAAAGACATAGAACGAACCACAGGCGCTAAAATCAACATGAAGGAGTTTACCGACAAAGAGTTTGGTGTGTGCGTCATCAGAGGCCGCAGTGATGCCGCTCAGATGGCGGAGACCATCATACATGACTTCATCAGCCAGCAACCTGTTAACGTTGAGGATAGTATGAGTGTACCCGCTTGGGCTTGTGGCAGGATTATTG GATCTCAAGGCGAGAACATAAGTTCGATAAGCCACCGCAGCGGGGCGAAGATCAAAATTTTGCCCAACGGTGACAAAGGAACGGAACGTAAAGTCTCATTCTGGGGCACCAAGGAGCAGATCAAAGTGGCTAAGGACCTTATTGAGAATTCT GTAGCCCAAGAGAAATGCCGTCGCGAAATCGAAGCCACAAAACGCAGTCCTCGTCACGTGCAATCTTCCTCCAAGTCACCGTCGCCTACGCCATCTGTGACTGCTAGCGACAACAACGACGACTCTGCAGGTGAACAACACAAGCATGTCAGATATAAGCGTTCCG AGAATAGAGGTGCCCCAATAGAGGTTTACGTGTCAGCCGTGTCGTCTCCCTCGAGGTTCTGGGTGCAATTTGTGGGACCTCAAGTGACGCAACTGGACTCCTTGGTCGAAGAGATGACTGAGTATTACGGGAAGAAGGAGAATAGAGAAGCTCATGCG TTAGCACACGTGTCGGTAGGACAAGTGGTGGCGGCGGTGTTCCGGCACGACGGACGCTGGTACCGCGCAAGGGTGCATGATATTAGAGCTAACGAGTTTGATGCTACGCAACAG GTAGCGGACGTGTTCTTCCTAGACTACGGTGACAGCGAGTACGTGGCCACGCACGAGCTGTGTGAGCTACGAGCTGACTTGCTGCGGCTAAGATTCCAG GCGATGGAATGCTTCTTAGCAGGCGTCCGTCCGGCGACGTCGGCTGACACCCCGCGTGACCGCTGGCATCCACAAGCTATCGAACGGTTTGAGGAACTCACACAG GTGGCGAGATGGAAGCCATTGATGTCCAAAACGTGCACGTACAAGAAGACCGCCACCGCTGAGGGTGAGAAAGAGAGGGAAATACCCGGGATCAAGCTGTTCGACAATACTGACG AGGGTGAGCTAGACATAGGCGCGACGCTGATCGCAGAAGGTTGGGCGGAGCACGGGCCGGGGGACCGGCCCTCGCCCACGCAGCACCGCCCGCCCTTCGGGGACCTCGGCAACTCACG GGTGTTGGGCATGTTAGAGGGGGGGCGATGCTCCTCCGTGCCCAAGGACCACAGGGATACTCCCGACGTCAAGGAGAAGACGGCTGAAGGCGCTGATAAAG ataACGAACGAATGACAACATCGAAATCACTCGGCTCGGGCCTCGAAACGGGCGACAAACCCCTTTCCATATCGAATTTCGACCTTTCCTACCCCGACAACTCACTCTCCAAAGCCATTAATGGCTCCCACGAAAACTTCTTAcacattgaaaaacaaaatttagaCAAAGAAGGCAATATCGATAAAGGATCTATCGATACTTTAGTGCCTCCTGTCCCTTCCACCCCTATTTTAGCGAAATCACCTCTAGATGAATTCAAAGCTAATATGAACAGAATAGATTCACATCATAATTTAGAGTTTTTAGCGAGAACGcaacatgaaaataataataagtaa
- the LOC110380535 gene encoding tudor and KH domain-containing protein homolog isoform X2 — MTNAKYVMPVVLGLSLLSVSAFVVYYVFKKDDEEEGDKRVKTSRVKVIEVEVPKSIVPALIGRGGSNIKDIERTTGAKINMKEFTDKEFGVCVIRGRSDAAQMAETIIHDFISQQPVNVEDSMSVPAWACGRIIGSQGENISSISHRSGAKIKILPNGDKGTERKVSFWGTKEQIKVAKDLIENSVAQEKCRREIEATKRSPRHVQSSSKSPSPTPSVTASDNNDDSAENRGAPIEVYVSAVSSPSRFWVQFVGPQVTQLDSLVEEMTEYYGKKENREAHALAHVSVGQVVAAVFRHDGRWYRARVHDIRANEFDATQQVADVFFLDYGDSEYVATHELCELRADLLRLRFQAMECFLAGVRPATSADTPRDRWHPQAIERFEELTQVARWKPLMSKTCTYKKTATAEGEKEREIPGIKLFDNTDEGELDIGATLIAEGWAEHGPGDRPSPTQHRPPFGDLGNSRVLGMLEGGRCSSVPKDHRDTPDVKEKTAEGADKDNERMTTSKSLGSGLETGDKPLSISNFDLSYPDNSLSKAINGSHENFLHIEKQNLDKEGNIDKGSIDTLVPPVPSTPILAKSPLDEFKANMNRIDSHHNLEFLARTQHENNNK; from the exons GCCGCGGAGGTTCCAACATAAAAGACATAGAACGAACCACAGGCGCTAAAATCAACATGAAGGAGTTTACCGACAAAGAGTTTGGTGTGTGCGTCATCAGAGGCCGCAGTGATGCCGCTCAGATGGCGGAGACCATCATACATGACTTCATCAGCCAGCAACCTGTTAACGTTGAGGATAGTATGAGTGTACCCGCTTGGGCTTGTGGCAGGATTATTG GATCTCAAGGCGAGAACATAAGTTCGATAAGCCACCGCAGCGGGGCGAAGATCAAAATTTTGCCCAACGGTGACAAAGGAACGGAACGTAAAGTCTCATTCTGGGGCACCAAGGAGCAGATCAAAGTGGCTAAGGACCTTATTGAGAATTCT GTAGCCCAAGAGAAATGCCGTCGCGAAATCGAAGCCACAAAACGCAGTCCTCGTCACGTGCAATCTTCCTCCAAGTCACCGTCGCCTACGCCATCTGTGACTGCTAGCGACAACAACGACGACTCTGCAG AGAATAGAGGTGCCCCAATAGAGGTTTACGTGTCAGCCGTGTCGTCTCCCTCGAGGTTCTGGGTGCAATTTGTGGGACCTCAAGTGACGCAACTGGACTCCTTGGTCGAAGAGATGACTGAGTATTACGGGAAGAAGGAGAATAGAGAAGCTCATGCG TTAGCACACGTGTCGGTAGGACAAGTGGTGGCGGCGGTGTTCCGGCACGACGGACGCTGGTACCGCGCAAGGGTGCATGATATTAGAGCTAACGAGTTTGATGCTACGCAACAG GTAGCGGACGTGTTCTTCCTAGACTACGGTGACAGCGAGTACGTGGCCACGCACGAGCTGTGTGAGCTACGAGCTGACTTGCTGCGGCTAAGATTCCAG GCGATGGAATGCTTCTTAGCAGGCGTCCGTCCGGCGACGTCGGCTGACACCCCGCGTGACCGCTGGCATCCACAAGCTATCGAACGGTTTGAGGAACTCACACAG GTGGCGAGATGGAAGCCATTGATGTCCAAAACGTGCACGTACAAGAAGACCGCCACCGCTGAGGGTGAGAAAGAGAGGGAAATACCCGGGATCAAGCTGTTCGACAATACTGACG AGGGTGAGCTAGACATAGGCGCGACGCTGATCGCAGAAGGTTGGGCGGAGCACGGGCCGGGGGACCGGCCCTCGCCCACGCAGCACCGCCCGCCCTTCGGGGACCTCGGCAACTCACG GGTGTTGGGCATGTTAGAGGGGGGGCGATGCTCCTCCGTGCCCAAGGACCACAGGGATACTCCCGACGTCAAGGAGAAGACGGCTGAAGGCGCTGATAAAG ataACGAACGAATGACAACATCGAAATCACTCGGCTCGGGCCTCGAAACGGGCGACAAACCCCTTTCCATATCGAATTTCGACCTTTCCTACCCCGACAACTCACTCTCCAAAGCCATTAATGGCTCCCACGAAAACTTCTTAcacattgaaaaacaaaatttagaCAAAGAAGGCAATATCGATAAAGGATCTATCGATACTTTAGTGCCTCCTGTCCCTTCCACCCCTATTTTAGCGAAATCACCTCTAGATGAATTCAAAGCTAATATGAACAGAATAGATTCACATCATAATTTAGAGTTTTTAGCGAGAACGcaacatgaaaataataataagtaa